A stretch of DNA from Aciduliprofundum sp. MAR08-339:
TGATGATTCTGGGCCTTCTGTTCGGATTCTTCTTCAGAAAAATTCGCCTAACAGATGTGCTTGCCTACCTTTTTGCAGGACTTCTTCTTTCAATTATAGGATTTAAGGCATCTAACGCATTCTTCAACATTGTCACGGGGGCAACCCTATCCCTTGTGGGGTACATTGTGGGTTTGAGTTTCTCAAGGAGATTCCTGAAGATGATGGGCAAAAAGGTCATGATCATCCTGGTGGTGGAGGTCATAGTGACCTCCTTCACCGTTATGCTATTCGTTTACGCATTCACGAGAGATCTCGCTCTTGCAGTGCTTCTGGGCTCCTTGGCACCTGCAACTGCTCCCGCAGGCACCATAGCAGTGTTTCGCTCCTTATCCTCCCATGGAGTGCTAACCGATGTGGCCACCGCTGTTGTAGGCTTGGATGATGCTGCAGGCATTATAATGTACGTCGTGGGCATAATCTGGACAAAGGGACTTCTCGGGTATCACGTTACAATAGGAGCTGCCATTGTACATGCTCTCTGGGAAATATTTGGAGCATTTCTACTAGGGGGTACCTTAGGATTGATTTTCAGTTATGCCGGCAAAAAAAGATCCTTCACCCCAGACCATCAACTTGTTCTGGGTGTTGCGGTGGCACTGCTTGGTTGGGGAATAGCATACGTGATTGGCGTATCAAACATCCTAACAGCAATGGCTGTCGGTATGACCGTAATAAATATGAACCAGGAGCTGGGTGTTAGCAGTTACAAATCCATAGACTCCATAATGACTCCAGTGTACATCCTCTTCTTCGGGGCAATAGGCATGGAGATCAACTTTGCACTTCTTGAGGCACTCTGGGCAGTGGCTCTTGTTTACTGCCTTGGGAGAACAGTTGGAAAGGTTATAGGTTGCGGATTTGGCTCATGGATAGCCAGGGCAGAGAAAAAACTCCAAAAATATCTCGGAATTGCCCTTTTAAATCAGGCAGGGGTGGCAGTGGGTCTTGCGGCCCATGCAGCTCAGGAAATTTCAAGTTCACATCTTGGAGCCATAATCATAACGCTCATTGCAGTGACCACTGCAATATTCCAAATAGCCTCGCCATTGGGCACACAGTTTGCAGTGAAAAAAGCCGGAGAGGCTATGATTTAGCCTGCCTCTCCAATTTCCATATTTCATCCGGCTTGAATATACCCTTCTCCGTGATTATTCCTGTGATGTATCTCGCAGGAGTAACATCAAAGGCAGGATTCCTCGCCCTGCTTTCCTGTGGTGCAATGCGACATTCTCTACAAAACAGAACCTCATCTTCGCGACGCTCTTCAATGGGTATCTCATCCCCCGTGTTCAAAGAGAAGTCAAATGTGCTTATGGGTGCGGCCACATAGAATGGTATGCCATTCTCATGGGCCACAACCGCTTTTTCGTATGTGCCTATTTTATTGGCAACATCTCCATTCGCGGTGATTCTGTCCGCACCGACAATTACCATATCAACCTCCCCCTTTCTCATGAAATACCCCGCCGCATTATCCGCTATGACGGCATGCTCTATTCCTTCCTGAACCATCTCCCATGCAGTTAACCTGGCTCCTTGCAATCTTGGACGGGTCTCATCAACCCACACGAAAATTCTCTTACCCTTGCGATGCGCCTTGCGAATTGGAGCAGTAGCCGTGCCCCAGTCCCCCACAGCCAGAGCTCCAGCGTTGCAGTGCGTCAGAATGCGATACCCATTTTGAATCAGTTTTTCTCCATGTTCACCAATCTTCTCGCACCTGCCAATTATATCCTCCGCATATTCATTCGCCTTCTTAACTGCATCCTCGCCAGACTCAATGGCCTCCTTCATTCTTTTAAGCGCAAAGAATAAATCATGGGCCGTGGGCCTTGTATTGCGCAATTTCTCAAAGACCTCCTCTATATCCCATTTGTTGAGCCATGCTTGGGCCATTCCATAGGCCGCCGTAATGCCTATGGCCGGAGCTCCGCGAACCACCATTTCTTTTATCGCATACGCCACATCCTCCGTGCTCTTCGCCTCGTAAATTTCAAATTTGGCCGGCAGCATTCTCTGATCTATAAGCTTCACGATTCCATCCTCAAACCAAACTGCACGCATCTCCTTAGTCTTACCATTCACATTTATTCTCATAAAATCACCAAGGGGTTAAAAGATTAAAAAGATTTATAGGTTTGGCACGGGCACATAAATTTTATATACATTCGCTCACTTATATCAATCAATGGATTCCAAGGATATTATAGATTTGAAAATCGAAAAGACCCTGTACCCTTTATTTGGAAATTTAAGTGAGATTATTGTGGAAACCAACAGGAGGAAAATTGACAAAAATGGACTCGATGAAAAAGAGTACGCCCGAGCCATAAGCGAAGAGATAAGAAAGTTCATAAAGAAATTTGCTGGGGAGGAGCTGGCAAATAAAACATACCAAGAATTGGCAAAATCTCTCAAATTTGAAATGGGTGAGTGAAATGGAGTTTGTGAAAACATATGTTGGGGGTCTTGATGATAAAATAGATGGTGGGATACCCAAGGGCTCAGTAATCCTCATATCCGGGCCAACGGGAAGTATGAAATCCAGTTTTAGTTTCTACATAGCGTACAACCACCTTAAAAACACCAAGAATGGAAGCGTGATTTACATCTCCCTTGAGCAGAGCAGAGAGAGCCTGTTAAAGCAGATGGTCAGCCTTGGAATGGATATAGATAAATTGCCAGAAAATTGTGAATTTAGCATATTTGACTGGGGTTTAGTGAGGAAAATTGTGAGAGATTCTGGGAAGCAGGAGGACGTGAACTGGCTTGAAGCAATTATAAACCCAGTTAGGGAATTTGGAAAAAATAGAAAACTGGATTTTGTGATACTTGATTCTCTAAATGCCCTGTACGCCATAACAAATTTAGAAAATCCAAGAAACCAGCTATTTTTCCTCTTTGAAGCATTGAGAGAGTTGGGAGCAACAACCCTTGTGATATCCGAAACATCGTACAATTCAATGCAATTTGGTACCTACGACGTTGAGGGTTTTCTGGCGGATAGTATAATTCACCTCTCAATGGAAAGAATAGGCAGAACCCTGGGAAGATACATCTCAATAATAAAAATAAGGGGTGTGAAACACTCCACCGATTACTATCCGCTTCTTGTGGATACCAAGGGCTTCAGAATCATATCTCATTAAACCTTTTCTCAACATCCAAAATCTTTTCCTTGAGTCCCAGTTGCCGGTAAATCTCAATGGCCTTGAAGAGGATATCCTTAGCACGCTTCTCACCATTCTTTTTCAAGCAGAGGGCATAATAAAAATATGACTCTGCCACATAAAACTTGTAATCAAGATCGGAGTATTCCCCTATAGTACTCTCAAAAATCTTCTTAGATGATACCATATCCCCATCACAGTTTAAATACGCTTCAAGAATGCGAATATATAGAAAATTCACCCTGTCTCTGATCCGGTCAGCAATCTCCCTGGCACGGGATAGGTAGTTCAGAGCCCTATCCCTGCTTCCAAAGCGGATCTGATACTCCGCGTTGACTATGAAGTGATCCATAAGGAGGTAATCCTCCTGAATGTACTTTTTCAGAGAGTATGCAAGTTCAATATGTTTTATGGCTCTCTTTCCATCTCCAAGCGCCACATAGACCCTGGAAAGATAAGTATGTGATGCAAACTGCTGGGTAAGGTAAAATTTTTCGTTTGCTATATCAAGAGCCCTGAGAAAGTACTCAATGGCCTCAAGATACCTTCCCATCTCTATGCATAGTTCTCCAAGAGATAGAAGATGCTCGCACATTCCAAACTTATTATTTAACTTCTCTGAAAGCTGTAGGCTCCTCTTTAGATACTCGAATCCATCCACGTAGTTTCCATGTCTGCTGTAAAGCACTCCAATATTGCTGTAAAATCCTTCCAGAAGCCTGTCATTTCCAAGTTTCTCAATTATTTTCATTGCCTTTCTGTAGTACTCTTCAGCCTCCCTTATCTTTCCCATCTTCTCATAGGTAACGCCCATGTTATTATAGGCTCTGGATAAATGGTCCATATTTCCCATTTTCTCGCTTATATCCAGATACTTCATCAGATACTCTATGGCCACATCGTATTTCGTAAGATGATTGTTTATAACTCCAAGTATGTTGTATATCTCAGCCAGTTCACCCATGTCTCCGATATCCTCTGAAATTTTTAGAGCATCGGAAGCATATTTAAGTGCCTCTCTGTACTTTCCCTCCATATAGTAAACGATCGCAATGTTCCTCTTGGCCCTTACCTCATCTACCCTGCTTTTATACCTCTTGGCGTAGTTCAAATACTCCTTTAAATTTTCAAGAGACTCTCCAAAATTTCCAATTTCCCAGTTAATTATTCCGAGCTCACCTATTATTCTCGCCCTGTCCATCCCTTCCGCAATCTCGAAGTAATTTTCAAGCACCTCCCTGGCCTTTTCCAGGTTGCCCATGAGCCGATAAACCATACCGATCTTGGTCCCAAGATAAACCCTTTTATCCTCCTCAAATTTCAACGCGTTCTGAAAAGCTTCAACAGCATTTTCATAATCACCAGTCGCAATGTACCACTCCCCAAGCCTTGTGTAGAGATCTCCCAGCAAGTGTTTTTTATGGTACCTCTCTGCAATTTCCACGGCCTTTTTCAAATAATCGATGGCGCTCTGAAAAGCGAGCATATTAACTGCCTCATCGGCTGCCATTTTGAGAAATTTCACAGCCCGCTCCTCACGGGCCATATAGTAATGGTAAGCAGCGAGAAAAAGGAAGTTCCTCCTCTCGGCCCACTCACCGATCTTACGATGTAATTCAATGCGGGTGTCCTTGGACATATTTCGATAAACAACCTCCCGATATGGGGAGTATGTGAAACGAAGAAAATCTCTATCCAGCTTAACGAAAAATTTATCCATTTTATCCATAAAAAACTGGTACTCTGGATAAAACTCTTCAACAAGCTGAATGGGTATCTCGTTTCCCGCCACAGCAAGAAATCTTATGAAGTTTAAATGGGCATCATCCAGAAGATCGATCTGCATTTCAATGCTCTCTCTGATCGTGTCAGGCAAATGCACGCTCTTATCCTCCCTTGAAAAGTAGCGGGCCATATTTATTGCGAGAAGTGGATTTCCCTCACTGGCATCGTATATGGCATTGAAATCAACATCAAATCCCAGATGAGTGAGCATCCTCTCAATATCGTTCCTCCCAAGAGGTTTTAACCGTAAAATCACAGAGTTTCGCTCCCCCTGAAGCTTGGAAATCATATTTAGTGTCTCCCGATCCCCCGCTATATCCTCACTCCTGTACGTGAGTATGAGCATTATCTTGCTCTCTCCTATATTTCTCGCAAGATAGTCTATAAGTTCAAGAGAGCTGGTATCAATCCACTGAACATCTTCAAATACAAGCAAAAATGGTTTTCTCTTTGAATAGTTGTGCAGAAATTTGAATATCACATCGTAGAACTTCAAAGATGCCCGTTCATTCACCTTTGATGCTCCATAAATTCTCTCCAATCCCTGATCAATGAGATCCAGGAAGAATTCAATATCCCCCTCCATATGGGGAAAATACATCAGGTAAACCCTTCTTCCAAACTTGCTGGCATAATCGCTCACCGCCTTGAGCCAGACATAAACCATCCTCCTGTCGTTATAATGCACGAGGGTCCCAAGGCATTCAATTGCCACATCCAAACCACCCCTTATGGCTTCGGATATCTTTTCAAATATCTCAAAATCCAAACGCGTGGGATGGATTCCGTGGGGAGACACGTACAAGGTATTTTCACCATCAACTTTCCTGTCAACCAAACGAAGGACATGCTCCTTCGGAATAGAATCCGTGAGCACAACAACCGGAGGAGTGATTACATCTTCCCACTCAACAATAACCTTCTCATCAAATATCTCCACAATCAATTTTTTCTCCTCATCAGTCAGGTATTCCATTTTTCCCGATACAAGAACTATGTGCCTATTCTGCGAGATGGATCGGAGTGTGTGGAGAAAATCAACAACCCTATCGATGCCCACCATGTAAATCAGGTAATTCAGGTTCTCAATGTAAACAACCTTTCTTTCCTCACCACTCAAAAAATCGTAGATGTGAGATGTGAGTTTAAATTCAATGTCATACGGGCTCACACTTTCTTTCTCCGTCTGTGTTTCTGTGAGCCATATGGCATCTTTCCTTTTCGGCTTGCGAATGGTGAAATACGCACCCTTTATCCTCATACTCAGTTCCTTGTATATCCTGTAACCTCCCCCATGGCCAATCTCGTCCACGAAAACCATTCTGTTTTCCCCTGCAATTCTTTCGACAATTTCAGAAATTCTCCTTTTCCACTCCTTTTTCCTTATCTCTTGCAAACTGCCGTAATCTTCCAGCGCCTGTGAAAATGCCATGTATGGGATGTACTTTGAAGATGGATCCCCTCTGCTTTTCAAAATCTGAACATCTTTCAAACCCTTCAAAAATTCCTCAA
This window harbors:
- a CDS encoding cation:proton antiporter, which produces MLLNNITGGQGSIYLVVSLLMILGLLFGFFFRKIRLTDVLAYLFAGLLLSIIGFKASNAFFNIVTGATLSLVGYIVGLSFSRRFLKMMGKKVMIILVVEVIVTSFTVMLFVYAFTRDLALAVLLGSLAPATAPAGTIAVFRSLSSHGVLTDVATAVVGLDDAAGIIMYVVGIIWTKGLLGYHVTIGAAIVHALWEIFGAFLLGGTLGLIFSYAGKKRSFTPDHQLVLGVAVALLGWGIAYVIGVSNILTAMAVGMTVINMNQELGVSSYKSIDSIMTPVYILFFGAIGMEINFALLEALWAVALVYCLGRTVGKVIGCGFGSWIARAEKKLQKYLGIALLNQAGVAVGLAAHAAQEISSSHLGAIIITLIAVTTAIFQIASPLGTQFAVKKAGEAMI
- a CDS encoding ATPase domain-containing protein; its protein translation is MEFVKTYVGGLDDKIDGGIPKGSVILISGPTGSMKSSFSFYIAYNHLKNTKNGSVIYISLEQSRESLLKQMVSLGMDIDKLPENCEFSIFDWGLVRKIVRDSGKQEDVNWLEAIINPVREFGKNRKLDFVILDSLNALYAITNLENPRNQLFFLFEALRELGATTLVISETSYNSMQFGTYDVEGFLADSIIHLSMERIGRTLGRYISIIKIRGVKHSTDYYPLLVDTKGFRIISH
- the mtnA gene encoding S-methyl-5-thioribose-1-phosphate isomerase, which encodes MRINVNGKTKEMRAVWFEDGIVKLIDQRMLPAKFEIYEAKSTEDVAYAIKEMVVRGAPAIGITAAYGMAQAWLNKWDIEEVFEKLRNTRPTAHDLFFALKRMKEAIESGEDAVKKANEYAEDIIGRCEKIGEHGEKLIQNGYRILTHCNAGALAVGDWGTATAPIRKAHRKGKRIFVWVDETRPRLQGARLTAWEMVQEGIEHAVIADNAAGYFMRKGEVDMVIVGADRITANGDVANKIGTYEKAVVAHENGIPFYVAAPISTFDFSLNTGDEIPIEERREDEVLFCRECRIAPQESRARNPAFDVTPARYITGIITEKGIFKPDEIWKLERQAKS
- a CDS encoding tetratricopeptide repeat protein, yielding MRFVGREKELYTLHRYMEEVREGRGKVILVEGPAGIGKTALIEEFLKGLKDVQILKSRGDPSSKYIPYMAFSQALEDYGSLQEIRKKEWKRRISEIVERIAGENRMVFVDEIGHGGGYRIYKELSMRIKGAYFTIRKPKRKDAIWLTETQTEKESVSPYDIEFKLTSHIYDFLSGEERKVVYIENLNYLIYMVGIDRVVDFLHTLRSISQNRHIVLVSGKMEYLTDEEKKLIVEIFDEKVIVEWEDVITPPVVVLTDSIPKEHVLRLVDRKVDGENTLYVSPHGIHPTRLDFEIFEKISEAIRGGLDVAIECLGTLVHYNDRRMVYVWLKAVSDYASKFGRRVYLMYFPHMEGDIEFFLDLIDQGLERIYGASKVNERASLKFYDVIFKFLHNYSKRKPFLLVFEDVQWIDTSSLELIDYLARNIGESKIMLILTYRSEDIAGDRETLNMISKLQGERNSVILRLKPLGRNDIERMLTHLGFDVDFNAIYDASEGNPLLAINMARYFSREDKSVHLPDTIRESIEMQIDLLDDAHLNFIRFLAVAGNEIPIQLVEEFYPEYQFFMDKMDKFFVKLDRDFLRFTYSPYREVVYRNMSKDTRIELHRKIGEWAERRNFLFLAAYHYYMAREERAVKFLKMAADEAVNMLAFQSAIDYLKKAVEIAERYHKKHLLGDLYTRLGEWYIATGDYENAVEAFQNALKFEEDKRVYLGTKIGMVYRLMGNLEKAREVLENYFEIAEGMDRARIIGELGIINWEIGNFGESLENLKEYLNYAKRYKSRVDEVRAKRNIAIVYYMEGKYREALKYASDALKISEDIGDMGELAEIYNILGVINNHLTKYDVAIEYLMKYLDISEKMGNMDHLSRAYNNMGVTYEKMGKIREAEEYYRKAMKIIEKLGNDRLLEGFYSNIGVLYSRHGNYVDGFEYLKRSLQLSEKLNNKFGMCEHLLSLGELCIEMGRYLEAIEYFLRALDIANEKFYLTQQFASHTYLSRVYVALGDGKRAIKHIELAYSLKKYIQEDYLLMDHFIVNAEYQIRFGSRDRALNYLSRAREIADRIRDRVNFLYIRILEAYLNCDGDMVSSKKIFESTIGEYSDLDYKFYVAESYFYYALCLKKNGEKRAKDILFKAIEIYRQLGLKEKILDVEKRFNEI